The Thermococcus stetteri genome has a segment encoding these proteins:
- the csm2 gene encoding type III-A CRISPR-associated protein Csm2 encodes MGYKSFQGGGYPRNRGYQGQRGQSPRNNKIEEIKSSARNFFGWSAQERLQNAMELGKYLSHNLKTNQIRRVLEIARRIHLDIRRGKERDFVDDVVRMRYLLAYAVGKTTNRNQREALKNFYEILDQMLEVIMNDPKPEKFEVFYDFLQAVVAYHKFYGGGD; translated from the coding sequence GTGGGGTATAAGTCCTTCCAAGGTGGAGGGTACCCCCGGAACAGGGGTTATCAAGGCCAGAGGGGCCAGTCCCCTAGAAATAATAAGATCGAAGAGATAAAGAGCTCCGCCAGGAACTTCTTTGGATGGAGCGCCCAGGAAAGGCTTCAGAACGCAATGGAGCTCGGAAAGTACCTCTCCCATAACCTCAAGACGAATCAGATAAGGAGAGTCCTTGAGATAGCGCGCCGCATACACCTCGACATCCGGAGGGGAAAAGAGAGGGACTTCGTCGATGACGTTGTGAGGATGAGGTACCTGCTTGCGTACGCGGTTGGAAAAACGACGAACAGAAACCAGAGGGAAGCCCTGAAAAACTTCTACGAAATCCTCGACCAGATGCTTGAGGTTATAATGAATGACCCGAAGCCCGAGAAGTTTGAGGTATTTTACGACTTCCTCCAGGCCGTTGTTGCCTACCACAAGTTCTACGGGGGTGGTGACTGA
- the csm5 gene encoding type III-A CRISPR-associated RAMP protein Csm5, with the protein MRLTVLSPLHIGDGSEITSVDIYPGDGMIFVLDTGKLTKDLLNLGIPLEEILTLLKNPPGHSYVFKGYIDSLNLNVKDYTLYTLPLIGEAGRESMRIKNFIKSNGKPYIPGSSIKGAIRTAVFYRVLKECGDTATVMDVLSNVARSANNEQRKNEQRKNIEKLKNSVGWNTHLVEYYLNYINSRLEEEKRFDKKRADDLLEAIVFGMEPDKDRGVRYEPKRDPMRALVVRDSEPIGKKHLAVYHVNIVGADVKIPTWVEALKPKTTVEFELAVDGETLRLNGNHFNGLLWECLKNYGEPSEVFEDFIWKAVDEFYGEVIKAELDEIHKHGPHRTSVSSFYKTLPEGRKLRLGWGSGWIATTLGILLRKEKKWESTRRKLGLGRKPGGRGVSRDFPKTRRVADGMPMGWVKIE; encoded by the coding sequence ATGAGGCTTACAGTTCTCTCTCCCCTCCACATAGGGGACGGAAGCGAGATCACAAGCGTTGACATCTATCCAGGTGATGGCATGATATTCGTCCTCGACACCGGAAAGCTCACGAAGGATCTCCTCAACCTCGGGATACCGCTTGAAGAAATTCTAACCCTCTTGAAGAACCCTCCCGGCCACAGCTACGTCTTCAAGGGCTACATAGATTCCCTCAACCTCAACGTGAAGGACTACACCCTATACACGCTCCCCCTCATCGGAGAAGCTGGCAGGGAGAGCATGAGGATAAAGAACTTCATAAAATCCAATGGAAAGCCCTACATCCCGGGCTCGTCCATCAAGGGAGCAATAAGAACCGCGGTGTTCTACAGGGTTTTGAAGGAGTGCGGCGATACTGCAACTGTCATGGACGTGCTCAGCAACGTTGCGAGAAGTGCCAACAATGAGCAACGGAAAAACGAACAACGGAAAAACATTGAAAAACTGAAAAACTCCGTTGGATGGAACACGCATCTGGTTGAATACTACCTCAACTACATCAACTCACGGCTCGAAGAGGAGAAAAGGTTCGACAAAAAGAGAGCCGACGACCTCCTTGAGGCGATAGTCTTTGGCATGGAGCCCGATAAGGATAGAGGCGTAAGGTACGAACCGAAAAGGGACCCCATGCGCGCCCTTGTGGTTAGGGACTCTGAACCCATCGGGAAAAAGCACCTCGCGGTCTACCACGTTAACATAGTAGGGGCGGACGTTAAGATTCCCACCTGGGTCGAGGCCCTAAAACCAAAAACTACGGTGGAGTTCGAGCTGGCCGTGGACGGGGAGACCCTGAGATTAAACGGAAACCACTTTAACGGCCTCCTCTGGGAGTGCCTCAAAAACTACGGCGAGCCATCAGAGGTCTTTGAGGACTTCATCTGGAAGGCCGTGGACGAGTTCTACGGTGAGGTAATCAAGGCGGAACTGGATGAAATTCACAAGCATGGGCCCCATAGGACCAGCGTCAGCTCCTTCTATAAAACCCTTCCCGAGGGCAGAAAGCTCCGCCTCGGCTGGGGAAGCGGCTGGATAGCAACGACCCTGGGTATACTCCTCAGAAAGGAGAAGAAATGGGAAAGCACACGGAGGAAGCTCGGACTGGGCAGAAAGCCCGGAGGCAGGGGCGTTTCCAGGGATTTCCCCAAGACGCGCAGGGTTGCCGATGGAATGCCCATGGGGTGGGTGAAGATAGAATGA
- the csm3 gene encoding type III-A CRISPR-associated RAMP protein Csm3, with protein MVMDRKFNGKLVITGKIKAVTGLHIGAQREVGEIGGIDNPVIKDPVTGLPYIPGSSLKGRLRSLLEILTNSKLDEWKEKYKGLEGYSPGSCREEGRENCGKFFNKRINNGWIHVCPDYQKAYNCPVCRLFGASGDGSNFPSRLIVRDAFLTEEWKRKWEEGQEITEAKIEVGIDRVTSQANPRTNERVVAGTEFNFEIIYTVEDINHWKDDVKNLLTAMALLEDSYLGGSGSRGYGKVKFFFENIEFRKADYYRTGKEEDIIRIDVKDKSVREILSEFDDLFSGVKSALGAE; from the coding sequence ATGGTTATGGACAGAAAGTTCAACGGAAAGCTCGTTATCACCGGAAAAATAAAAGCCGTCACCGGACTTCACATAGGTGCCCAGAGGGAAGTGGGGGAGATAGGTGGAATCGACAACCCCGTTATCAAGGATCCCGTTACCGGCCTTCCCTACATACCCGGCTCCTCGCTCAAGGGTCGCTTGAGGTCCCTGCTCGAAATTCTCACCAATTCAAAGCTTGACGAGTGGAAGGAAAAGTATAAGGGCCTTGAAGGCTACTCTCCCGGAAGCTGCAGGGAAGAAGGGAGAGAGAACTGCGGCAAGTTCTTCAACAAGAGGATAAACAATGGCTGGATTCACGTATGTCCGGACTACCAGAAGGCCTACAACTGTCCGGTATGCAGGTTATTCGGAGCCAGCGGCGACGGTAGCAACTTCCCCTCGCGGCTGATAGTCAGAGACGCGTTCCTCACCGAGGAATGGAAGCGCAAATGGGAGGAGGGACAGGAGATAACGGAAGCAAAAATCGAGGTTGGGATAGACAGAGTTACATCCCAGGCGAACCCGAGGACGAACGAGCGCGTTGTTGCCGGAACCGAGTTCAACTTCGAGATAATCTACACCGTGGAGGATATAAATCACTGGAAAGACGACGTCAAAAACCTCCTCACGGCGATGGCCCTTCTCGAGGACAGCTACCTCGGAGGCTCTGGTTCAAGGGGCTATGGAAAGGTGAAGTTCTTCTTCGAGAACATTGAGTTCAGAAAGGCCGACTATTACAGGACAGGAAAAGAGGAAGATATCATCAGGATAGACGTTAAGGATAAGAGCGTCCGTGAGATACTCTCCGAATTCGACGACCTCTTCTCGGGGGTGAAAAGTGCGCTGGGGGCGGAGTAA
- the csm4 gene encoding type III-A CRISPR-associated RAMP protein Csm4 — MKFKAIKLKLKGPLTEIPHADTLFGAMATAVGVLYGKEAIDEFAERFQRGARISSAFPYEGEKLFLPKPLSAEYWLSTLPEEKIKGIPNFKRLKGAKYIPLGEFEKALRLEQFTYGELPFKRVELPKVALDRVTSSSALYFWEEIRFKPNTGIYFLYQGDGETLKGYILPALRYLADTGIGGKGTWGYGLFDIEVEDVEISVPGGEAFVTLSNTLPSEAPLLWRLFRKGGWSPWGRKPKLSFIEEGSIIGNDPGKIETLTVGGKGIYVYGLSFPLPAKLPEGLP; from the coding sequence ATGAAATTCAAGGCCATAAAGCTGAAGCTCAAGGGGCCCCTAACGGAGATTCCCCACGCTGACACGCTATTTGGGGCAATGGCCACGGCCGTCGGGGTACTCTATGGAAAAGAGGCAATCGACGAGTTTGCAGAGCGGTTCCAGAGGGGAGCAAGGATAAGCTCGGCCTTTCCCTACGAAGGAGAAAAGCTCTTCCTCCCGAAGCCTTTGAGCGCTGAATACTGGCTTTCCACACTTCCCGAAGAGAAGATCAAAGGGATTCCTAACTTCAAGAGGCTCAAGGGGGCGAAGTACATTCCCTTGGGAGAGTTCGAGAAGGCCCTGAGGCTCGAGCAGTTTACGTACGGCGAGCTCCCCTTCAAGAGGGTTGAGCTCCCCAAGGTGGCCCTCGACAGGGTAACAAGCAGCTCCGCCCTCTACTTCTGGGAGGAGATCCGCTTCAAACCGAACACGGGAATCTACTTCCTCTATCAGGGCGACGGGGAAACGCTCAAGGGCTACATCCTCCCGGCGCTTCGCTACCTGGCTGATACGGGCATAGGGGGAAAAGGAACGTGGGGATACGGCCTGTTCGACATCGAAGTTGAGGACGTGGAGATAAGTGTCCCCGGGGGGGAGGCCTTCGTTACGCTTTCCAACACGCTCCCCTCGGAAGCTCCCCTACTCTGGAGGCTTTTCCGCAAGGGTGGCTGGAGCCCCTGGGGCAGGAAGCCAAAGCTTAGCTTCATTGAGGAGGGCTCAATAATCGGCAACGACCCCGGGAAGATAGAAACTCTCACCGTTGGAGGAAAAGGAATCTACGTCTACGGTCTGAGTTTTCCCCTTCCAGCCAAGCTCCCGGAGGGATTGCCATGA